A genomic window from Lotus japonicus ecotype B-129 chromosome 1, LjGifu_v1.2 includes:
- the LOC130740516 gene encoding uncharacterized mitochondrial protein AtMg00810-like, which produces MESSSSGPTPMITGRQYTNEGEKLKDPTVFRQAIGALQYLTNTRPGIAFSVNKLSQFMSSPTLDHWQGIKRILRYLQGTIHHCLHIKPSTDLDLAGFSDADWATRVDDRKSMAGQCVFLGETLVSWSSRKQRVVSRSSTESEYRALADLAAEIAWTCSLLDELKLPLPRKPTRVIT; this is translated from the coding sequence ATGGAAAGCTCATCATCTGGTCCAACTCCTATGATAACTGGCAGGCAGTATACAAATGAAGGGGAGAAACTAAAAGATCCAACTGTGTTTAGACAGGCCATAGGAGCATTGCAGTACTTGACAAACACAAGACCTGGCATTGCCTTTTCTGTCAACAAGCTTAGTCAATTCATGAGTTCTCCCACTTTAGATCACTGGCAGGGCATAAAGAGAATTTTGAGGTATCTCCAAGGCACCATCCACCACTGCCTACACATTAAACCCTCTACTGATCTAGACTTAGCAGGATTTTCAGATGCAGACTGGGCCACAAGAGTGGATGATCGAAAGTCTATGGCTGGTCAATGTGTCTTTCTTGGTGAGACACTTGTTTCTTGGTCCTCAAGAAAGCAGAGAGTGGTATCAAGATCCAGCACTGAGTCAGAATATAGGGCCTTGGCTGATTTAGCTGCTGAAATAGCATGGACATGTTCACTCCTTGATGAATTAAAACTTCCTCTGCCAAGGAAACCAACACGTGTGATAACTTGA